The Ornithodoros turicata isolate Travis chromosome 7, ASM3712646v1, whole genome shotgun sequence genome includes a region encoding these proteins:
- the LOC135400251 gene encoding fatty-acid amide hydrolase 2-B-like, with product MAHLFLRLVFHVMHYVRLFNEYFLTFLFSLMYRKSKRIPPITDDILLKPASHLAEQIRTGKLKSVDLLNRYIARIQAVQPTINAVTGERFSEALLEAAEADKLVASGTTSAEELAREKPFLGIPLTTKNCYAVKGMIHDSGLVARAGFRAPQDADCMALMRTAGAIPLVVTNVPELAMYWESYNNVHGCTSNPYDTRRICGGSSGGEGSLIASAGSVIGIGTDIGGSIRMPAFFNGIFGHKPTTGLVSNKGQYPPARDASLDFCLVAGPMCRYADDLSPMLRVMAAKNISSIKLDEPTDFRRLKIFYMIDDGGSYLVTPVCREMKAAVKKVVRHFADTYDCPITDPGLGSYFKYSMQIFNARLAGADVPSFAAELSLLKGEIDVIPELFRWVVGRSPHTLPALGLCLLERVAPQKGSSALKHFLNKAVTLRTKLCELLGEDGVFIYPSHPEPAPFHYQTIFKPFNYAYTAIFNVLGFPVTQCPTGLSSAGLPLGVQVVGNMYKDHLCLAVAKEIERAFGGWVSPSALETTAMLNGK from the exons ATGGCTCACCTATTTTTGAGGCTAGTGTTCCATGTGATGCATTATGTGAGGCTGTTCAACGAGTATTTCCTCACGTTCCTGTTCTCTTTGATGTACCGCAAATCAAAACGAATACCGCCTATTACGGACGATATTCTCTTGAAGCCTGCCAGTCATCTCGCTGAACAAATAAGAACTGGAAAG CTGAAGAGTGTAGACCTTCTGAACCGCTACATTGCAAGGATTCAAGCTGTTCAGCCCACAATAAATGCAGTCACTGGAGAACGATTCAGCGAGGCCCTCTTGGAAGCTGCTGAAGCGGACAAGCTGGTCGCATCAGGGACCACAAGCGCTGAGGAACTGGCACGAGAGAAGCCCTTTCTGGGCATCCCTCTCACCACAAAGAACTGCTATGCTGTTAAAG GAATGATCCACGATTCAGGCTTAGTGGCTCGTGCTGGATTCCGAGCCCCTCAGGACGCCGACTGCATGGCCCTGATGCGAACAGCTGGAGCCATTCCATTGGTTGTGACTAATGTGCCCGAACTGGCCATGTACTGGGAGTCGTACAACAATGTCCACGGCTGCACGAGCAACCCTTACGACACCAGGCGCATATGTGGTGGAAGCAGTG GTGGAGAAGGGAGCTTGATCGCAAGTGCCGGCTCAGTCATTGGAATTGGAACGGACATTGGAGGAAGCATACGTATGCCAGCCTTTTTCAATGGCATCTTTGGTCACAAGCCTACCACGG GTCTTGTTTCCAACAAGGGCCAGTATCCACCAGCTAGGGATGCTAGCCTAGACTTCTGCCTTGTGGCTGGTCCCATGTGCAGATACGCGGATGACTTGTCACCCATGCTGAGAGTCATGGCTGCCAAAAATATTTCCTCGATTAAACTCGATGAGCCG ACTGACTTTAGAAGGCTGAAGATATTCTACATGATTGACGATGGGGGAAGCTACCTTGTTACTCCTGTTTGCAGGGAAATGAAGGCGGCTGTCAAGAAG GTTGTGCGGCACTTCGCGGACACGTATGACTGCCCCATCACGGATCCTGGTCTCGGAAGCTACTTCAAGTACTCCATGCAGATCTTCAACGCACGCTTGGCCGGCGCCGATGTCCCATCGTTCGCAGCGGAGCTGTCTCTCCTCAAGGGTGAAATCGACGTCATCCCGGAGCTCTTCCGGTGGGTCGTGGGGCGTTCGCCCCACACGCTCCCTGCTTTGGGCTTGTGCCTGCTCGAGCGTGTTGCCCCACAGAAAGGCAGTTCTGCCCTCAAACATTTCCTTAACAAGGCTGTGACACTGAGGACAAAGCTCTGTGAACTCCTCGGCGAAGACGGCGTCTTCATCTACCCCTCTCACCCAGAGCCCGCCCCTTTCCACTACCAGACGATATTCAAGCCGTTCAACTACGCGTACACCGcgatattcaacgtgctgggttTCCCCGTGACTCAGTGTCCCACGGGACTGAGCTCCGCGGGCCTGCCCCTCGGAGTGCAGGTGGTCGGGAACATGTACAAGGATCACTTGTGCCTCGCGGTCGCCAAGGAAATCGAGCGGGCGTTTGGGGGATGGGTCAGTCCGAGCGCGTTGGAAACCACCGCGATGTTGAATGGGAAGTGA